In the genome of Pangasianodon hypophthalmus isolate fPanHyp1 chromosome 23, fPanHyp1.pri, whole genome shotgun sequence, one region contains:
- the hgs gene encoding hepatocyte growth factor-regulated tyrosine kinase substrate isoform X5, with protein MGKGGGTFERLLDKATSQLLLETDWESILQICDLIRQGDTQAKYAIAAIKKKLNDKNPHVALYALEVLESVVKNCGQTVHDEVASKQTMEELKDLFKKQTEPNVRNKILYLIQAWAHAFRNEPKYKVVQDTYQIMKVEGHVFPEFKESDAMFAAERAPDWVDAEECHRCRVQFGVMTRKHHCRACGQIFCGKCSSKYSTIPKFGIEKEVRVCEPCFEHLNKKAEGKSSSSSSSSGQSELPPEYLTSPLAQQSQMPPKRDEAALQEEEELQLAIALSQSEAEEKERMRQKSSYPVYPKADPTPVTSSAPPVSTLYSSPVNSSAPSAEDVDPELARYLNRTYWEKKQEEVRKSPTPSAPAPVPLAEPMPVSQPVESHAPVQPINIVEQYQNGESEENHEQFLKALQNAVTTFLNRMKSNHMRGRSITNDSAVLSLFQSINNMHPQLLELLNQLDEKRLYYEGLQDKLAQVRDARAALNALRDEHREKLRRAAEEAERQRQIQLAQKLEIMRQKKQEYLEMQRQLAIQRLQEQEKERQLRLEQQKHTIQMRAQMPAFSLPYAQMQSLPPNVAGGVVYPPAGPPSYPGTFSPAGSVEGSPMHGVYLNQPGQAGGGPYQAMPVSATDPNMVNAYMYQTAGTGGQPAAPGQAPPPNTSPPYTNYQPTPTQGYQNVASQAPQSLPPMSQAAPTNGMAYMGYQPYSMQNMISALPGQDPNMPPQQQYMPGQQPMYQQMPPPGGPQQQAQQPQQPPAGSAEAQLISFD; from the exons ATGGGAAAAGGTGGAGGTACATTTGAAAGGCTGTTGG ACAAAGCCACCAGTCAGCTGCTGCTGGAGACGGACTGGGAATCCATCCTGCAGATCTGCGACCTCATCCGGCAAGGAGACACGCA GGCTAAATACGCAATCGCTGCCATCAAGAAGAAGCTAAATGACAAAAATCCACACGTGGCCCTCTACGCCCTCGAG GTTCTGGAGTCCGTGGTGAAGAACTGTGGCCAGACGGTTCATGATGAAGTGGCGAGTAAGCAAACCATGGAGGAACTCAAGGATCTGTTCAAG AAGCAAACTGAGCCGAACGTCAGGAACAAGATCCTGTACCTGATCCAGGCCTGGGCCCACGCCTTCCGCAACGAGCCCAAGTACAAAGTGGTCCAAGACACTTACCAGATCATGAAGGTGGAAG GTCATGTGTTCCCGGAGTTTAAAGAGAGCGACGCCATGTTTGCTGCAGAGAGG GCCCCTGATTGGGTGGATGCCGAGGAGTGCCACAGGTGCAGAGTTCAGTTCGGAGTGATGACTCGAAAG CACCACTGCAGGGCGTGTGGACAGATCTTCTGTGGCAAGTGCTCCTCCAAATACTCCACTATCCCCAAGTTCGGCATTGAGAAAGaggtgcgagtgtgtgagccCTGCTTCGAGCACCTCAACAA GAAAGCCGAAGggaagagcagcagcagcagcagcagcagcgggcAGTCCGAGCTGCCGCCCGAGTACCTGACCAGCCCTCTGGCTCAGCAGTCTCAG ATGCCCCCTAAGAGAGACGAGGCTGCGCTGCAAGAGGAAGAGGAGCTGCAGCTGGCCATCGCTCTGTCTCAGAGTGAAGCtgaggagaaggagagaatg aGGCAGAAGAGCTCGTACCCTGTGTACCCCAAAGCTGACCCGACTCCGGTGACCTCCTCCGCTCCGCCCGTCAGCACTCTTTACTCCTCTCCCGTG AACTCCTCTGCTCCTTCGGCTGAAGATGTTGACCCTGAG CTGGCCCGTTATCTGAATAGGACTTACTGGGAGAAGAAGCAGGAGGAAGTGCGCAAGAGTCCCACCCCCTCTGCTCCTGCTCCGGTGCCATTGGCTGAACCGATGCCAGTCAGCCAGCCAGTGGAAAGCCACGCCCCCGTTCAGCCCATCAACATAGTGGAG CAGTACCAGAACGGAGAATCAGAGGAGAACCACGAGCAGTTCCTCAAAGCTCTACAGAACGCCGTCACCACCTTCCTGAATCGCATGAAGAGCAACCACATGCGCGGGCGCAGCATCACCAACGACAGCGCCGTGCTCTCCCTCTTCCAGTCCATCAACAACATGCACCCGCAGCTGCTGGAGCTCCTCAACCAGCTCGACGAGAAGAGAC TGTACTATGAGGGGCTGCAGGATAAGCTGGCGCAGGTTCGGGACGCACGGGCCGCTCTGAACGCTCTGAGGGACGAGCACCGCGAGAAACTGCGCCGTGCCGCCGAGGAGGCCGAGAGACAGCGGCAGATCCAGCTCGCCCAGAAACTCGAGATCATGAGGCAGAAGAAACAG GAGTATCTGGAGATGCAGAGACAGCTGGCTATTCAGCGTCTGCAGGAGCAGGAGAAGGAGCGGCAGCTGCGTCTGGAGCAGCAGAAACACACCATCCAGATGCGTGCTCAGATGCCCGCCTTTTCCCTGCCTTATGCCCAG ATGCAGTCACTGCCGCCTAACGTGGCAGGAGGGGTGGTGTATCCACCCGCTGGTCCCCCCAGTTACCCCGGCACGTTCAGCCCTGCTGGCTCAGTGGAGGGCTCTCCCATGCACGGGGTCTACCTGAACCAACCCGGGCAGGCCGGGGGAGGACCCTACCAGGCCATGCCAGTGTCGGCTACGG ATCCCAACATGGTGAACGCCTACATGTATCAGACCGCAGGTACCGGAGGGCAACCCGCTGCTCCTGGTCAGGCTCCACCCCCTAACACCAGCCCTCCATACACTAACTACCAGCCCACTCCGACACAGGGCTACCAG AATGTGGCGTCTCAAGCTCCTCAGAGTTTGCCCCCGATGTCCCAGGCTGCCCCGACCAACGGCATGGCCTACATGGGCTACCAGCCGTACAGCATGCAG AACATGATCTCAGCACTTCCTGGGCAGGACCCCAACATGCCTCCTCAGCAGCAGTACATGCCTGGCCAACAACCCATGTACCAGCAG